A genomic stretch from Peromyscus eremicus chromosome 6, PerEre_H2_v1, whole genome shotgun sequence includes:
- the LOC131913653 gene encoding dnaJ homolog subfamily B member 2-like — MVNYYKVLGVPQNASSSDIKKAFHQLALQIHPDKNPGDKEAAEERFKQVSEAYHVLSDAKKRKDYHRSRWSHTRGEIRGDDRTRGEIRGDDRTRGEIRGDGHTRGEIRGDGHTRGEIRGDGHTRGEIRGDGHTRGEIRGDGHTRGEIRGDGHTRGEIRGDGHTRGEIRGDGHTRGEIRGDGHTRGEIRGDGHIKGEIRGDGRTKVELRGDARDKTHLEEELCFQRPCCSFQKVTEDEDLFSGDCWFTGPMTPSRRTSSPFFSVTPIVDTGFSTFVSQGSKLSPCASETHVPYVSHGMGKFRLVTTCSWIVNGKRVVTKKVVENMRGPMKIENEHLLCRNPSRDWKLMENPCS, encoded by the coding sequence ATGGTGAATTATTACAAAGTACTAGGGGTGCCTCAGAATGCCTCCTCCTCTGATATCAAGAAGGCTTTCCACCAGTTGGCTCTGCAGATACACCCAGACAAGAATCCAGGAGACAAGGAAGCAGCAGAGGAGAGATTCAAACAAGTATCAGAAGCCTATCATGTCTTATCTGATGCCAAGAAGCGAAAGGACTATCACAGGTCCAGATGGAGCCATACCAGAGGAGAAATCAGAGGTGATGACCGTACCAGAGGAGAAATCAGAGGTGATGACCGTACCAGAGGAGAAATCAGAGGTGATGGCCATACCAGAGGAGAAATCAGAGGTGATGGCCATACCAGAGGAGAAATCAGAGGTGATGGCCATACCAGAGGAGAAATCAGAGGTGATGGCCACACCAGAGGAGAAATCAGAGGTGATGGCCACACCAGAGGAGAAATCAGAGGTGATGGCCACACCAGAGGAGAAATCAGAGGTGATGGCCACACCAGAGGAGAAATCAGAGGTGATGGCCACACCAGAGGAGAAATCAGGGGTGATGGCCACACCAGAGGAGAAATCAGGGGTGATGGCCATATCAAAGGGGAAATCAGGGGTGATGGCCGTACCAAAGTGGAACTCAGAGGTGATGCCAGAGACAAAACCCACTTGGaggaagaactgtgctttcagaGGCCATGTTGCAGCTTCCAGAAGGTCACTGAAGATGAAGACCTCTTTTCAGGAGACTGCTGGTTCACTGGTCCCATGACTCCGTCCAGAAGAACCTCTTCCCCCTTCTTCAGTGTCACGCCCATCGTGGACACAGGATTTTCTACTTTCGTGTCCCAAGGATCAAAATTGAGTCCTTGTGCCTCTGAGACACATGTACCATATGTAAGCCATGGAATGGGAAAGTTCAGACTGGTCACCACTTGTAGCTGGATAGTGAATGGTAAGAGAGTTGTCACAAAGAAAGTTGTAGAGAACATGAGAGGACCAATGAAAATAGAGAATGAACACCTGTTGTGTCGGAATCCTTCACGTGATTG